A region from the Peromyscus leucopus breed LL Stock chromosome 9, UCI_PerLeu_2.1, whole genome shotgun sequence genome encodes:
- the LOC114682262 gene encoding olfactory receptor 10G2: MRRNRNTSLDTVVTDFILLGLAHPPNLRTFLFLVFFLIYILTQLGNLLILLTVWADPKLHARPMYILLGVLSFLDMWLSSVIVPRLILNFTPASKAIPFGGCVAQLYFFHFLGSTQCFLYTLMAYDRYLAICQPLRYPVLMNGKLCTTLVAGAWVAGSIHGSIQTTLTFRLPYCGPNEIDYFICDIPAVLRLACADTTVNELVTFVDIGVVAASCFMLILLSYANIVHAILKIRTADGRRRAFSTCGSHLTVVTVYYVPCIFIYLRAGSKSPLDGAVAVFYTVVTPLLNPLIYTLRNQEVKSALKRLRAGRGNVDGDK; encoded by the coding sequence AtgaggagaaacagaaacacatcgCTGGACACTGTGGTGACAGATTTCATTCTCCTCGGCTTGGCTCACCCCCCAAACCTAAGAACTTTCCTCTTCCTAGTCTTCTTCCTCATTTACATCCTGACACAGCTGGGTAACCTGCTCATCCTGCTCACTGTGTGGGCTGACCCCAAGTTGCATGCCCGTCCTATGTACATCCTTCTAGGTGTGCTCTCATTCCTGGACATGTGGCTCTCCTCAGTCATTGTTCCTCGACTTATTTTAAACTTCACTCCTGCCAGCAAGGCCATTCCATTTGGTGGCTGTGTAGCTCAGCTGTATTTCTTCCACTTCCTAGGCAGCACTCAGTGCTTCCTCTACACTTTGATGGCCTATGACAGGTACCTGGCAATATGCCAGCCTCTTCGCTACCCTGTGCTCATGAATGGAAAGTTATGCACAACCTTAGTGGCTGGAGCTTGGGTAGCTGGCTCCATCCATGGGTCTATTCAAACCACTCTGACCTTCCGATTGCCCTACTGTGGACCCAACGAGATAGATTATTTCATCTGTGACATTCCTGCAGTGTTGAGACTGGCCTGTGCTGACACAACAGTCAATGAACTTGTGACCTTTGTGGACATTGGGGTGGTGGCCGCCAGTTGCTTCATGCTGATCCTGCTCTCCTATGCCAACATCGTTCATGCCATCTTGAAGATCCGCACTGCTGATGGCAGGCGGCGTGCCTTCTCCACCTGCGGCTCCCATCTCACTGTGGTCACGGTCTACTATGTCCCCTGCATCTTCATCTACCTTCGGGCAGGCTCCAAGAGTCCCTTGGATGGAGCAGTTGCTGTATTCTACACGGTCGTCACTCCGTTACTGAACCCCCTCATCTACACCCTGAGAAACCAGGAAGTGAAGTCTGCTCTGAAGAGGCTaagggcagggagagggaatGTGGATGGAGACAAGTAG
- the LOC114682263 gene encoding olfactory receptor 10G2-like, translating into MRRNRNTSLDTVVTDFILLGLAHPPSLRTFLFLVFFLIYILTQLGNLLILLTVWADPKLHARPMYILLGVLSFLDMWLSSVIVPRIILNFTPASKVIPFGGCVAQLYFFHFLGSTQCFLYTLMAYDRYLAICQPLRYPVLMNGKLCTTLVAGAWVAGSIHGSIQATLTFRLPYCGPKQVDYFFCDIPAVLRLACADTTANELVTFVDIGVVAASCFMLILLSYANIVHAILKIRTADGRRRAFSTCGSHLTVVTVYYVPCIFIYLRAGSKSPLDGAVAVFYTVVTPLLNPLIYTLRNQEVKSALKRLRAGRGNVDGDK; encoded by the coding sequence AtgaggagaaacagaaacacatcgCTGGACACTGTGGTGACAGATTTCATTCTCCTCGGCTTGGCTCACCCCCCAAGTCTAAGAACCTTCCTCTTCCTGGTCTTCTTCCTCATTTACATCCTGACACAACTGGGTAACCTGCTCATCCTGCTCACTGTGTGGGCTGACCCCAAGTTGCATGCCCGTCCTATGTACATCCTTCTAGGTGTGCTCTCATTCCTGGACATGTGGCTCTCCTCAGTCATTGTTCCTCGAATTATATTAAATTTCACTCCTGCCAGCAAGGTTATCCCATTTGGTGGCTGTGTAGCTCAGCTGTATTTCTTCCACTTCCTAGGCAGCACTCAGTGCTTCCTCTACACTTTGATGGCCTATGACAGGTACCTGGCAATATGCCAGCCTCTTCGCTACCCTGTGCTCATGAATGGAAAGTTATGCACAACCTTAGTGGCTGGAGCTTGGGTAGCTGGCTCCATCCATGGGTCTATTCAAGCCACTCTGACTTTCCGATTGCCCTACTGTGGACCCAAGCAAGTAGATTACTTCTTCTGTGACATTCCTGCAGTGTTGAGACTGGCCTGTGCTGACACAACAGCCAATGAACTTGTGACCTTTGTGGACATTGGGGTGGTGGCCGCCAGTTGCTTCATGCTGATCCTGCTCTCCTATGCCAACATCGTTCATGCCATCTTGAAGATCCGCACTGCTGATGGCAGGCGGCGTGCCTTCTCCACCTGTGGCTCCCATCTCACTGTGGTCACGGTCTACTATGTCCCCTGTATCTTCATCTACCTTCGGGCAGGCTCCAAGAGTCCCTTGGATGGAGCAGTTGCTGTATTCTACACGGTCGTCACTCCATTACTGAACCCCCTCATCTACACCCTGAGAAACCAGGAAGTGAAGTCTGCTCTGAAGAGGCTaagggcagggagagggaatGTGGATGGAGACAAGTAG